From a single Lolium rigidum isolate FL_2022 chromosome 7, APGP_CSIRO_Lrig_0.1, whole genome shotgun sequence genomic region:
- the LOC124677164 gene encoding nodulation protein H-like — translation MQRSGSGWFETLLNSHPNISSNGEIFNRMDRRENISSIVQALDKLYNLDWSTSAAKNECTAAFGFKWMLNQGFMDYHDDILSYLNKKGVSLIFLFRRNTLRRLISVLANNYDRDAKQLNGTHKSHVHSEEEAEILAKFKPELDVSTLISNIRDVEKYMGDCLDYFNTTRRMILYYEDIISNRNALLQVQKFLGVPVRKLVSRQVKIHTRPLPDLIWNWEDVNSKLNGTEYARFLDGADYLK, via the exons ATGCAGAGATCAGGAAGTGGATGGTTTGAGACGCTGCTAAATAGCCACCCTAACATCAGCTCGAACGGCGAAATATTTAATAGAATGGATAGAAGAGAAAATATATCGTCTATCGTACAAGCACTCGACAAACTGTATAACTTGGACTGGTCCACGAGTGCGGCAAAAAATGAGTGCACGGCTGCGTTTGGGTTCAAGTGGATGCTGAATCAG GGGTTTATGGACTATCATGATGATATACTTAGTTATTTGAACAAGAAGGGTGTCTCTCTGATATTTCTATTCAGGAGAAACACATTGCGCAGACTTATCTCTGTATTGGCCAACAACTATGACAGAGATGCAAAGCAACTGAATGGAACCCACAAATCTCATGTTCACTCGGAAGAAGAG GCTGAGATACTAGCGAAATTCAAACCAGAACTGGACGTGTCAACTCTGATTTCAAACATCAGGGATGTTGAGAAGTACATGGGAGATTGCTTGGACTACTTCAACACGACACGGCGCATGATCCTCTACTACGAGGACATAATCAGCAACAGAAAT GCATTACTCCAGGTGCAAAAGTTCCTCGGTGTTCCAGTGAGGAAACTGGTCAGCAGGCAAGTGAAGATTCATACACGTCCGCTTCCAGACCTTATCTGGAACTGGGAGGATGTGAACAGCAAACTCAACGGGACAGAGTATGCGCGCTTTCTGGACGGCGCAGATTACCTGAAGTGA
- the LOC124673889 gene encoding pre-mRNA-splicing factor SYF1-like translates to MPSAAAGPAAVAPPPPKPSAPAALPFAGISPDLYPTEDDLPYEEEILREPFKLKGWWRYLVARATSPFPKRAVIYERALKALPGSYKLWHAYLRERLDHARPHPITHPAYSSLNNTFERALATMHKMPRVWALYLASLLDQRLLTRGRRAFDRALRALPVTQHDRIWPLYLRLASLHACPVETSFRVFRRYLQFDPSHAEDFIEFLVSSNRWQEAADRLASVLNDDGFRSVKGKTRHQLWLELCDILTKHADEVAGLKGDAILRGGIRKFTDEVGKLWTSLADYYVRRTLYEKARDVFEEGVASVMTVQEFSVVFEAYTQFEQSMLAAKLEAAEEDDGGEGSDEDDRKSGMDKLSKKFLAGCWLTDEDDTDLRLARFERLLDRRPELLSSVLLRQNPHNVEEWHRRVKLFEKEPARQVATYVEAVKTVDPMKAVGKPHTLWVAFAKMYEKHNRLDSAEDIFKKATQVNYKVADHLATVWCEWAEMELRNQNFDKAIELMRLATAEPSVEVKRRAAAEGDEPVQLRLHKSLKLWSFYVDLEESLGSLETTRAVYERILDLRIATPQIILNYAFLLEENKYFEDAFKVFERGVKIFKYPHVKDIWVTYLTKFVKRYQRSKLERARELFTEAVQKAPPDEKKALYLQYAKLEEDYGLAKRAMNVYDEAVRAVPNGQKMSMYEIYIARAAELFGVPRTRQIYEQAIESGLPDRDVMTMCMKFAELERNLGEIDRSRAIYIHASNYADPNSHPEFWKKWNDFEIQHGNEDTFREMLRIKRTVAASRSQTHFILPEYLMQRDQRLTMDEAVDTLTRAGVPQDEMAALERQLVSEPSSAPAAAPSTSTTPANRMMNFVSAGAEVRAESSTEQAAANNEDIELPDEESDEEADVQIEERSVPAAVFGELGKRAAENREESSSAQENEQQLGALERIKRRRQ, encoded by the exons ATGCCGTCGGCGGCCGCGGGCCCGGCGGCggtggctcctccgccgccgaagcCCTCCGCCCCCGCCGCCCTCCCGTTCGCCGGGATCTCCCCGGACCTCTACCCGACGGAGGACGACCTGCCCTACGAGGAGGAGATCCTGCGGGAGCCGTTCAAGCTCAAGGGGTGGTGGCGCTACCTGGTCGCCCGCGCCACCTCCCCCTTCCCCAAGCGCGCCGTCATCTACGAGCGCGCGCTCAAGGCGCTCCCGGGCAGCTACAAGCTCTGGCACGCCTACCTCCGCGAGCGCCTCGACCACGCGCGCCCCCACCCCATCACCCACCCGGCCTACTCCTCCCTCAACAACACCTTCGAGCGCGCGCTCGCCACCATGCACAAGATGCCGCGCGTCTGGGCGCTCTACCTCGCCTCGCTGCTCGACCAGCGCCTGCTCACGCGCGGCCGCCGCGCCTTCGACCGCGCGCTCCGCGCGCTGCCCGTCACGCAGCACGACCGCATCTGGCCGCTCTACCTGCGGCTCGCGTCGCTGCACGCCTGCCCCGTCGAGACCTCCTTCCGCGTCTTCCGCCGCTACCTCCAGTTCGACCCCTCCCACGCCGAGGACTTCATCGAGTTCCTCGTCTCATCTAACCGCTGGCAGGAGGCCGCCGACCGCCTCGCGTCCGTGCTCAACGACGACGGCTTCCGCTCCGTCAAGGGCAAGACCAGGCACCAGCTCTGGCTCGAGCTCTGCGACATCCTCACCAAGCACGCCGACGAGGTGGCCGGGCTCAAGGGGGACGCCATTCTGCGGGGCGGGATACGCAAGTTCACCGACGAGGTCGGCAAGCTGTGGACCTCGCTCGCCGATTACTACGTCAGGAGGACCCTCTATGAGAAGGCGAGGGACGTGTTCGAGGAAGGGGTTGCTTCGGTCATGACAGTGCAGGAGTTCAGTGTGGTGTTTGAGGCATATACGCAGTTTGAGCAGAGTATGCTGGCCGCAAAGCTGGAGGCAGCTGAAGAGGACGACGGGGGTGAGGGGAGCGACGAGGATGACAGGAAGAGTGGGATGGACAAGCTATCCAAGAAATTCCTTGCTGGGTGCTGGTTGACTGATGAAGATGATACTGATTTGAGGCTCGCAAGGTTTGAGCGGCTATTGGATCGCAGACCAGAGCTCCTTAGCAGTGTTCTGTTGAGACAGAATCCACATAATGTGGAGGAGTGGCACAG GAGGGTAAAACTTTTCGAGAAGGAGCCTGCAAGGCAAGTAGCGACATATGTTGAGGCTGTGAAAACTGTGGACCCAATGAAGGCAGTCGGGAAACCTCATACTCTATGGGTGGCATTTGCAAAGATGTATGAGAAACATAACCGTTTAGATAGTGCTGAAGATATCTTTAAAAAGGCTACACAAGTGAACTATAAGGTAGCGGACCACTTGGCTACAGTTTGGTGTGAATGGGCGGAGATGGAACTGCGCAACCAAAACTTTGACAAGGCGATTGAGCTGATGAGGTTAGCAACAGCAGAGCCCTCTGTTGAGGTGAAGAGGCGAG CTGCTGCTGAGGGAGATGAGCCGGTCCAGCTGAGATTACATAAATCTCTGAAACTATGGAGTTTCTATGTTGATCTGGAGGAGAGCCTTGGATCGCTGGAAACAACCCGTGCTGTTTACGAGAGAATATTAGATTTAAGAATTGCCACTCCTCAAATAATTCTTAATTATGCGTTTCTTCTTGAG GAGAACAAGTATTTCGAAGATGCATTCAAAGTGTTTGAAAGAGGTGTAAAAATATTCAAGTATCCTCATGTTAAGGATATTTGGGTTACCTACCTCACGAAGTTTGTAAAGAGGTACCAGCGAAGCAAGCTAGAGCGGGCAAGAGAGCTGTTCACTGAAGCTGTCCAAAAG GCTCCACCGGATGAAAAGAAGGCCTTATATTTGCAATATGCTAAACTGGAGGAAGACTATGGACTCGCAAAACGTGCAATGAATGTATACGATGAAGCTGTAAGAGCTGTTCCTAACGGTCAAAAGATGAGTATGTATGAAATATACATAGCACGTGCTGCTGAACTTTTCGGTGTTCCAAGGACCAGACAAATATATGAG CAAGCTATAGAATCTGGTCTCCCAGATAGAGATGTTATGACAATGTGCATGAAGTTTGCGGAACTTGaaagaaatcttggagaaatcgacCGTTCGCGTGCTATTTATATCCATGCCTCCAACTATGCCGATCCAAACTCTCATCCAGAGTTTTGGAAAAAGTGGAATGACTTCGAGATCCAACACGGTAATGAAGATACGTTCAGGGAGATGCTTCGCATCAAGCGTACAGTGGCCGCTAGCCGCAGTCAG ACTCATTTCATCCTTCCTGAGTACTTGATGCAAAGGGACCAGAGGCTAACCATGGATGAGGCGGTGGACACTCTGACACGTGCTGGTGTTCCTCAGGATGAGATGGCGGCCCTAGAAAGGCAACTAGTTTCTGAACCATCCTCGGCGCCAGCTGCAGCTCCAAGCACCAGTACGACTCCCGCTAACAGAATGATGAACTTTGTTAGTGCTGGAGCAGAGGTGCGGGCTGAGAGCAGCACAGAACAGGCTGCTGCTAACAATGAGGACATCGAGCTGCCTGATGAAGAGAGTGATGAGGAGGCGGATGTCCAAATCGAAGAGAGGAGTGTTCCTGCTGCTGTGTTTGGAGAGCTTGGCAAGAGAGCTGCAGAGAACAGGGAGGAAAGCTCTTCTGCTCAAGAGAACGAGCAGCAGCTGGGCGCTCTCGAGAGAATTAAGCGAAGGCGTCAATAG
- the LOC124678918 gene encoding probable beta-D-xylosidase 2: MASSLRHRVLSASLLVCAVAFTCVSGSLGPITTNGQNYSKVCDPARFASMGLDMGGFRYCDASLPYPDRAKDLVGRLTLEEKVRNLGDRAEGAARVGLPPYRWWGEALHGVSDTGPGGTWFGDVVPGATSFPLVINSAAAFNETLWRAIGGAVSTEIRAMYNLGHAELTYWSPNINVVRDPRWGRASETPGEDPFLVGRYAVSFVRAMQDIHGHDGATGAADADPFSRPIKVSSCCKHYAAYDVDAWFTADRYTFDAKVEERDMIETFERPFEMCVRDGDASCVMCSYNRINGVPACANARLLTETVRDAWQLHGYIVSDCDSVRVMVRDAKWLGYNGVEATAAAMKAGLDLDCGMFWEGAQDFFTAFGLDAVRQGKLRESEVDNALKNLYVVLMRLGFFDGIPELQSLGATDVCTEAHKELAADGARQGMVLIKNDHGRLPLKAANSVALVGLLQHINASDVMLGDYRGKPCRVVTPYEGISKVANATSLHACDNGACGAPGGWVKTVDATIVVAGLNMSVEKEGNDREDLLLPWNQTKWINAVAAASPSPIILVIISAGGVDISFAQNNSKIGAIVWAGYPGEEGGTAIADVLFGKYNPGGRLPLTWYRNEYIGKIPMTSMALRPVADKGYPGRTYKFYGGPEMLYPFGHGLSYTNFSYASATTGASVAVKTGAWESCKQLTYKPGTSASPACPAVSVAGHACEEEVSFTLTVSNVGGRDGSHVVAVYTVPPAEVDDAPRKQLVAFQRVFVPAGGAVQVPVTLNVCKAFAIVEETAYTVVPSGVSTVLVGDDALSFSFPVKIELAAA, from the exons ATGGCGTCCTCCCTTCGCCATCGCGTGCTCTCGGCCTCACTCCTTGTCTGTGCCGTCGCGTTCACTTGTGTGTCCGGCAGTCTCGGTCCGATCACCACCAATGGCCAGAACTACAGCAAGGTATGCGACCCGGCCCGGTTCGCGTCCATGGGTCTCGACATGGGGGGCTTCCGGTACTGCGACGCCTCGCTGCCGTACCCGGACCGGGCGAAGGACCTCGTCGGCCGGCTGACGCTGGAGGAGAAGGTGCGCAACCTGGGCGACCGCGCGGAGGGCGCGGCGCGCGTCGGGCTGCCGCCGTACCGGTGGTGGGGCGAGGCCCTCCACGGCGTGTCGGACACCGGCCCTGGCGGCACGTGGTTCGGCGACGTGGTGCCCGGCGCCACCAGCTTCCCGCTCGTCATCAACAGCGCGGCGGCGTTCAACGAGACGCTGTGGCGCGCCATCGGCGgcgcggtgtcgacggagatcagGGCCATGTACAACCTGGGGCACGCGGAGCTCACGTACTGGAGCCCCAACATCAACGTGGTGCGCGACCCGCGCTGGGGCCGCGCCAGCGAGACGCCCGGCGAGGACCCCTTCCTCGTCGGACGGTACGCCGTCAGCTTCGTCCGCGCAATGCAGGACATACATGGACACGATGGCGCCACCGGAGCCGCCGACGCCGACCCTTTCTCCCGGCCCATCAAGGTGTCCAGCTGCTGCAAGCACTACGCCGCCTACGACGTGGACGCGTGGTTCACCGCCGACCGGTACACGTTCGACGCTAAGGTGGAGGAGCGCGACATGATCGAGACCTTCGAGCGGCCGTTCGAGATGTGCGTGCGGGACGGGGACGCGAGCTGCGTCATGTGCTCCTACAACCGCATCAATGGCGTCCCCGCCTGCGCCAACGCGCGGCTCCTCACCGAGACCGTCCGCGACGCGTGGCAGCTCCACGGCTACATCGTCTCCGACTGCGACTCCGTCCGCGTCATGGTCAGGGACGCCAAGTGGCTCGGCTACAACGGGGTTGAGGCCACCGCGGCGGCCATGAAGGCCGGGCTGGACCTCGACTGCGGCATGTTCTGGGAGGGCGCGCAGGACTTCTTCACCGCATTCGGCCTCGACGCCGTGAGGCAGGGGAAGCTGCGGGAGTCCGAGGTCGACAACGCGCTCAAGAACCTCTACGTCGTCCTCATGAGGCTTGGCTTCTTCGACGGGATCCCGGAGCTCCAGTCCCTCGGCGCCACCGACGTCTGCACGGAGGCGCACAAGGAGCTGGCTGCCGACGGTGCCCGGCAAGGGATGGTGCTCATCAAGAACGATCACGGCCGCCTCCCATTGAAGGCCGCAAATTCAGTTGCATTGGTCGGCCTTCTTCAGCACATCAATGCATCAGACGTCATGCTTGGAGACTACAGAG GAAAACCTTGCAGGGTTGTGACGCCATACGAGGGGATAAGCAAGGTGGCGAACGCCACGTCGTTGCACGCGTGCGACAATGGCGCGTGCGGCGCGCCGGGAGGGTGGGTAAAGACGGTGGACGCgaccatcgtcgtcgccggcctcaACATGAGCGTGGAGAAGGAAGGCAACGACAGGGAGGACCTCCTGCTGCCATGGAACCAGACCAAGTGGATCAACGCGGTGGCTGCGGCCTCCCCGTCCCCGATCATCCTGGTGATCATCTCGGCCGGCGGCGTGGACATCTCCTTCGCGCAGAACAACTCCAAGATCGGCGCCATCGTCTGGGCCGGGTACCCCGGCGAGGAAGGCGGCACGGCCATCGCGGACGTGCTCTTCGGGAAGTACAACCCGGGCGGGAGGCTGCCGCTGACGTGGTACAGGAACGAGTACATCGGCAAGATCCCGATGACGTCCATGGCGCTGCGTCCCGTCGCCGACAAGGGGTACCCCGGCAGGACCTACAAGTTCTACGGCGGGCCGGAGATGCTCTACCCGTTCGGACACGGCCTCAGCTACACCAACTTTAGCTACGCGTCGGCCACCACCGGCGCGTCCGTCGCCGTGAAGACCGGCGCCTGGGAGTCATGCAAGCAGCTCACCTACAAGCCGGGGACGTCGGCCTCGCCGGCCTGCCCGGCCGTCAGCGTCGCCGGACACGCGTGCGAGGAGGAGGTCAGCTTCACGCTGACCGTGTCGAACGTCGGCGGCAGGGACGGCAGCCACGTCGTGGCGGTCTACACCGTGCCGCCGGCCGAGGTGGACGACGCGCCGCGGAAGCAGCTGGTGGCGTTCCAGAGGGTGTTCGTGCCCGCGGGGGGCGCCGTCCAAGTGCCGGTCACGCTCAACGTCTGCAAGGCGTTCGCCATCGTCGAGGAGACGGCGTACACCGTCGTGCCGTCGGGCGTCAGCACGGTCCTGGTCGGCGACGACGCCCTGTCATTCTCCTTCCCCGTCAAGATCGAGCTGGCAGCTGCATAG